The Metarhizium brunneum chromosome 3, complete sequence DNA window ctaCCTTCCCCCCGCAGGCCTCGATAGCACCCTTGCAAAGACAAAGGACACCAAGAAAATTACATGAAGTCGACTTAAGCCCACCGCGATAACTCGTCCTCTACTTCCTTCCAAAGCACAAGCAGATACCTCTGTCTGCTAGCTCCGGTACTTTCCCACGGGTATCGGACTACGCCTTCGACCATCCAACATTCTGTCACAGAAGTTGTTTCTTCACTCCCTCCGCTTCCGACCCCCTTAACGTCCATTTAGAGACGTTAGCGACTCTCCCATACGTCTTATTGCTGCTGGCTACGCCAGCATCTTGGGAACAACCACCTCCTGTGGGCCTACTCTCTCAGACAGACACCGCAAGGTCTGTTTGAGCGGCAGCTAGTGCTCCGCGGACTCTGCCTAGCGGGCAAAGACAATAGCAAATTgattttttaaaaaaagaacaagaaaatAAGAGGCATTCCTCAGACTCGCCTTTGTCCAATCCTCAACCCGGGTTTAAACAGGGACCGAACCTCACCCCCAGATCTCCCTCATCATTGCTTAGCTTGGTGCGCTTCTCACTTCTCCCAGAGTGAGACGTTAATTATGGTCAACCTTTCGGTGCCCAAGAACTATACATTCTCTCCGTCCTCGGCTACGCCGCATTTGACCATCAATCACAATGTTGCTGCGGATCTGGATTCCAGCAATGCCTTTGAAGGGCCCgagaagctgctggaggTGTGGTTTGCCTCTGGGCCTACAGCTCTGCCCAGCTCTGCTGCACCCAATGGCTTGAAGAGCGTCCCTGCGGACACTTGGGTTGGTATGTTGGACATGGTCAATTGCAAGATTCTGTCTGTGCTCGAGTCCGATGACGTCGATGCCTATTTGCTCTCCGAATCCAGCATGTTTGTCTTCCCCCACAAGCTTATCCTCAAGACATGCGGAACCAccacccttcttcttggcctccagCGTCTGCTTCACATTGCCGCCGTCAATGCCGGGTTCCCCTTCCACAATGCCGACTCGGTCAACGACGTTCGGGCCGCGGCCACGCCCTACCGTGTGTTCTACAGTCGCAAGAACTTCTTGTTCCCCGATGAGCAGAAAGGCCCTCACCGGAGCTGGAAGCAAGAAGTCAAGTATCTGGATGACACGCTCGAGGGAGGTGGCAGCGCCTATATGGTGGGCAAGATGAATGGGGATCACTGGTACCTCTACATCACTTCGCCCAATCAAACGCTTACTCCTCCCCTGACACCGGACTCGGAGATCAATTGCCAGCCAACCCCTGCCATGACCATCTCTTCCAATGGCGGGAGCTCTGCTGGTGGCTCCTACAGCCAGAATGACGAGACGTTGGAGATTCTCATGACCGATCTTGACCCCGAAAACGCCAAGCAGTTTTTCTTGTCACACGCGAGTGCGGTCGCGAGTGATAagcttgctgctgaggcgAAAAATGCACGCAAAAAGGCACAGGATAGCGTCGACTGTCTTACTGCCGCTACCCCCGAGGAAATTGATGTATTTGGGCACTGCGACGAGGGAGATTTCGAGACTGCCAAGGCCCAAGTCACTGAGGAGCTCACAACCGAGGGCCACGCTCTTGGCTCAGTCGTCTCGGAAAGCTGCGGACTCAACGACGTTTATCCCACGTCTGTCTACCCCGATGCCCGTGTGGACTCGTATCTCTTCAGCCCCTGCGGATTTTCTGCCAATGGCGTGGTTCCCGCTCCGCCatccgccgaggacgacacGGCTGGAGCAACTCACTACTTCACCGTGCACGTTACGCCCGAGCCAGGCTTCTCCTTTGCATCCTTTGAGACCAACGTGCCCGGGGGGCAAAAGGGTCGCACCACAGCCGAGATTATCGAGCACGTGGTCAACATCTTCCGCCCCGGCCGATTCAGCGTCACGCTGttcgaggccaagggccGCGGCGCCAATCCTTACGGCATGGGCGACGGCACATTCAAGAGCCTCTCCATGCAGCGCCTCGTCGACCCCGTCCGCGGCTACCGGCGTGTGGATCGCATCGTGCACGACTTTGAAGACTATGACTTGGTCTTTCGATTCTATGAGCGCGAGGACTGGCTGGGCGACAAGGCTGCTCGCGTGGGCGAAATCGAGTGACTTGGTGACTCAAGCAAGGCATGGAAGTTTCCTCGTAGTGTTTTCGTTTTCTGGAAATCATTGACCTTGTTGGATCAGGGTTgcaggttgatgatgacgttGTAGTCTGCTCTTCAAGCTCAGTTGCGAGTCTAGCCCTATACGCTCACTCACTGGATATGTACGACACAGCAAGTACATTACTTTCTGGCGGGCAACGCCAATGTCCGTGCTCATTTTGTATTACTTTTATGAATAAAATCCAGTTTATATTGCTACGTTATAATTGCCCGTCTCTTGACTGAACAATGCCGCTCAAAACAAGCTATTTCTCCGTCATGGCCGAAAACTCTTATCGATAAGAACACGTGATGGCCCTGGCCGAATTTTCTACCCCCTGCAAACGTCCCACCCCCATCCAGCCCGCTAGCGCTCCATACTGCCACACTATCCcaactatttttttttttttgctcaaGCATTCGGCCATATAGCTCGTCGGTTTGTCTTTTTTAGTAAACAAAGTCACCAATTcgccaaaaacaaaaaaatgCATCTCATGTACaccctcgacgccggcggcaaccGCCTGTACACCCTGAAGAAGGTGGCCCACGGGCAAGTCACCAAGTCGGCGCACCCGGCTCGCTTCTCGCCCGACGACAAGTGGTCGCGGCAGAGGGTCACCATGAAGAAGCGGTTCGGCCTGCTTCTCACGCAGCTGAGTACGTTGGCCCCCGAGCACTGGCTAGAATCCGGGGCATGCTGACAAGTCGCAGAGGAGGAGTAGGTTTGTCCGCGGACGAACGCAGTGCATGATGAGGGGAGGCTACGCGGCGCTGGCACATTGGATCGAGGGCGATTTCGAAATGTCAAAAAGAGAGAGACGGAGGGGTGTTTGTATTCCTGCCAGGGACGATATTTGCGGCTGGCTGGCGTTTGGGTCACTGGAGTTTATTGACGGCAATATAAtttactcttttttttcttcaccTTTTGTTGCTATGAATCTTGGATTCAGGAGCACGTGTGCTGTGTGAGTGTGAAGACGAGGTGTGTTTGACTGGCTGGATGAATATCTACGTTAAAAAATATGCTTTAATGCTTCCTCTTTGAATTCACATTTCTGCCCGCCCCGACGCGTACTTTTGCCGCCCCGCCTGACCTTTTCCCGCTCAGAATGCCCGGCAGGTAATCCTCGTCCATGACGTCCTTGTTGCGCTGCCTCTTGTGCTCCTCGCTGGCCCTGACGTACTCCTTTTGGTCCTCGGCGAGAACCAGGTCCCGGCCCCAGCCGTTCTTGCCGCCGGCACCCTTGGGCAGCCGCCCGTTGGCGGAGCCGTGGACCGCCTTGGGGACGCTGTAGACGTTGCCGCGCTTGTTCCACTGGAAGTTCTTCTTGAGGTGGACCTGGAAGTTGCCGTGCTGGTCGGTCGAGCAGCTGGCGCGCGTGAGCGTGGGCTGGCCGCACTTGGGGCAGAACTGCTTCTCCATGTCTTTGGTGATGGCGAAGCAGCCGTGGCAGCGGAGCACCCAGTTCTTGAGGTGGGTGATGCGCGAGAAGGACGGCGTGACGaggttgatgttgatgcggAGGGCGACGTTTTGCATGGCGTAATCGGACGTGAGGATGGCCGCCTGCAGCGTCTTTTGCGCCGGCTGGGACGGCGTGCTGCCGGCCGATTCGGCAGCTTGGTGTCTTTTCAGGTTGGACGGCGTGATCCAGCCTTCGTCGTCGGAGTCTTCTTGCGTTTCTGGGATGTCTGGATTGGCGGCTGGCGCGTCGGTAGTAGATGATGGTTCTCCTGCTGCGGCTTCCTCCTCGGCTGGGGTGGCATTTTCTGTTGACTGCAAACTTAGACCGTCTAGCTTGTCCTCCAGCGCCGGCGACTCTGTCTCGTCACCTTCTGCCGCTGGAGGGGCTGCCAGATTTCCAAGGTCATCCTTTGGCGAATCTTCAGCATCAGCCTGGGTCTCCGCCTCTTTTGGCCGCCCATTCAACCGCTTCTGGACGGGCGTGTTCCTCAGCCTCCAGTCGCCGCCATTTCTCTCACACTCAAGCTCATACCCGAGTGCGATGACCTCGATATCAGGCCTGCTCAGCACCGCCAAATCGCCCGTCCGCCTCGCAAAGTCTGTCACAAACTTTATGCTCGCGGGGCCGGGTGCTCGAACAGTAACAAACGGCAGGAGTGTCGTCTCGACTCGCGCGCGGGTGGCGGGGTCCCTGATTTCGGGGATGACGGACGGAATCGTGTATAGTTTTTCGGCCTGCGAGAGGAGTGCGCTGACCGAGGGGTCGTTTTTGATCAACGGGCCTGTATCAAGGACCAGGCTGTGGATGGGCTTGAGGGCCGTGGGCTGCGGAGCAGAGGGCTCTGCGGGCGgggtggccatggtgacgaaGCGTCGAAAAGTCACCGCAGCGCCTGCAAATTGCGTATGTTAAATAGTACGGTGTGCAGTGTGAGAAAGGTATTCCGGGAATATTTGCTCGAATTGTGGAAAAAGGCCACCAGATGCTGTTGGTGCCGCAGTAATGTTGATTTGACTTGATGGTTATCGACGTGGGGCAACATTCTGCCCACGGcggcccaaaaaaaaagttgcgACATGATAAGGATAAGAGTTTTTGTGGCATCACGTGGGATCTTAATGAGCCCTCATCATTCTACGGAGAAGCAATGACAAGTCATATGCACGATTATAATTGTGAACTCTCGTATGCTTCAATGCATAAGCCATATTCCGTACAGATTTGGCAATGACTCAAATTGCAGAGCACAGCAAATCTCTAACGTTTCGCTCTGCTCAAAGCTAAATACCTCCATTTGCAGGGCCATCTCCGTCGTGGACGCGTccaacagaaaaagaaaccaCAATATTGTATCCTCTATCTAGCGATATGCACCCGGTAACTAAACGAAATGAACGCTTCTAATCAATGACAAGTTTCAAATTTTACAGCTTCGACGCCCGCTTGTCAGACTGAAACAAGACACTCGAGTCGGGATAAGGATCAAAGGTGATATCGTTGAGGGGGTTGACCTCGGACGCCCTGTGGAACATGTCCTCGTACACGCGGCCGTCGTACCGGCCCAGCGAGCTGTCGAGCTGCCAGTCCGAGAACTTCCAGGCGTCGACCAACTTGACGGCGTGGGGGCGAATCTCCTTGAGCAGCGAAAGCGTGCGCTTGGTGCGCGCCAGCTGGATCTGGCGGACGGTCGAGGCACCGCTGGTGAAGAACTCGGAAGCATGCGACTGCAGGTAGTTGAGCGCAAAGAGGTGGAACAAGCTGCGGagcatggtggtggtggccgggTCGAGGGACGAGGTCGTGGCCTGGTCCTGGAGCGTCTCGTAGAAGTTCTTGACAATGAGGTACTGCGCAAAGGCCGTGGACAGGCGCCAAAAGTCGATGAGGAGGCTGTTCCAggcctgcttctcctcgtctCGGTGCTTGAGGGCCTCAAAGGTCAGAAACGCCACCCTCCAGGCAAACGCCTTGACGAGATCCTCGTCATTGTCGAGGATGTCGAACGCGGCGCCAATGTCCTGTCTCGC harbors:
- the spe2 gene encoding S-adenosylmethionine decarboxylase proenzyme; its protein translation is MVNLSVPKNYTFSPSSATPHLTINHNVAADLDSSNAFEGPEKLLEVWFASGPTALPSSAAPNGLKSVPADTWVGMLDMVNCKILSVLESDDVDAYLLSESSMFVFPHKLILKTCGTTTLLLGLQRLLHIAAVNAGFPFHNADSVNDVRAAATPYRVFYSRKNFLFPDEQKGPHRSWKQEVKYLDDTLEGGGSAYMVGKMNGDHWYLYITSPNQTLTPPLTPDSEINCQPTPAMTISSNGGSSAGGSYSQNDETLEILMTDLDPENAKQFFLSHASAVASDKLAAEAKNARKKAQDSVDCLTAATPEEIDVFGHCDEGDFETAKAQVTEELTTEGHALGSVVSESCGLNDVYPTSVYPDARVDSYLFSPCGFSANGVVPAPPSAEDDTAGATHYFTVHVTPEPGFSFASFETNVPGGQKGRTTAEIIEHVVNIFRPGRFSVTLFEAKGRGANPYGMGDGTFKSLSMQRLVDPVRGYRRVDRIVHDFEDYDLVFRFYEREDWLGDKAARVGEIE
- the NOP10 gene encoding H/ACA ribonucleoprotein complex subunit NOP10: MHLMYTLDAGGNRLYTLKKVAHGQVTKSAHPARFSPDDKWSRQRVTMKKRFGLLLTQLKEE
- the nob1 gene encoding 20S-pre-rRNA D-site endonuclease nob1 — its product is MATPPAEPSAPQPTALKPIHSLVLDTGPLIKNDPSVSALLSQAEKLYTIPSVIPEIRDPATRARVETTLLPFVTVRAPGPASIKFVTDFARRTGDLAVLSRPDIEVIALGYELECERNGGDWRLRNTPVQKRLNGRPKEAETQADAEDSPKDDLGNLAAPPAAEGDETESPALEDKLDGLSLQSTENATPAEEEAAAGEPSSTTDAPAANPDIPETQEDSDDEGWITPSNLKRHQAAESAGSTPSQPAQKTLQAAILTSDYAMQNVALRININLVTPSFSRITHLKNWVLRCHGCFAITKDMEKQFCPKCGQPTLTRASCSTDQHGNFQVHLKKNFQWNKRGNVYSVPKAVHGSANGRLPKGAGGKNGWGRDLVLAEDQKEYVRASEEHKRQRNKDVMDEDYLPGILSGKRSGGAAKVRVGAGRNVNSKRKH